A genomic window from Daphnia magna isolate NIES linkage group LG9, ASM2063170v1.1, whole genome shotgun sequence includes:
- the LOC123476007 gene encoding transcriptional repressor CTCF-like isoform X1 encodes MAALKQEEESISEIQNYLDTFNKEIEDPNQIPGSQLASKEAVVPNDVEANDTPEDGGTYFVDQSGQYYYQSNDIDGGDGTATLVAQDGGTMVSIPNNGTSGDEGVVLAQGEGGYQTVTILPPESSSGEVSYVLIVQQPDGGEQAVISSEVLDGTEGEVIQEDEEGEDDENFDGDEDKDEDQNLAVYDFDEGEEGGSGDGQDSEDEDIKPRMTKGGAKKVTQTVSQAHMCNYCNYTSPKRYLLSRHMKCHSEERPHKCSVCDRGFKTLASLQNHVNTHTGTKPHRCKHCHSSFTTSGELVRHVRYRHTHEKPHRCTECDYASVELSKLKRHMRCHTGERPYQCPHCTYASPDTFKLKRHLRIHTGEKPYECDICHARFTQSNSLKAHKLIHTGNKPIFQCELCPTTCGRKTDLRIHVQKLHTSEKPLKCKRCGKSFPDRYTFKLHSKTHEGEKCFKCDLCAYASISQRHLESHMLIHTDQKPYQCDQCDQCFRQKQLLRRHQNLYHNPDYVPPPPGEKRHECPECGKPFRHKGNLIRHLALHDPDAAQQELRAFRAARKQRIKDGQSLEGLTEGEETDMEDEDISLGLNSNEELVSVQGQDGQQYVVLEVIQLEGEGGDEDEATMMEVEGATEMDGSLIEGEGNTMTSLDDEIEDSMQATPRVRRSSQVAKAQDTSKDVANCFGFDDDDEEDEDDDK; translated from the exons ATGGCGGCCTTgaagcaagaagaagaatctaTAAGTGAGATACAAAATTATCTCGATACTTTCAACAAGGAAATTGAAGATCCAAACCAGATACCAGGTTCCCAACTAGCAAGCAAAGAAGCAGTTGTTCCAAATGATGTAGAAGCTAATGATACACCTGAAGATGGTGGCACCTATTTTGTGGACCAGAGTGGACAGTACTACTATCAAAGCAATGACATTGATGGAGGAGATGGTACAGCTACTCTTGTTGCCCAAGATGGAGGTACCATGGTGTCTATTCCTAACAATGGA ACTTCAGGAGATGAAGGAGTTGTGCTTGCGCAAGGTGAAGGTGGCTACCAAACGGTTACCATCCTCCCCCCAGAATCATCTTCAGGTGAGGTTAGCTATGTTTTGATTGTACAGCAACCGGATGGAGGTGAGCAAGCTGTGATTTCATCTGAGGTTCTTGATGGTACTGAAGGTGAAGTTATACAAg AGGATGAAGAAGGTGAAGATGATGAGAATTTTGATGGAGATGAAGATAAAGATGAGGACCAAAATCTAGCTGTATATGACTTCGACGAAGGTGAAGAAGGTGGTAGTGGCGATGGTCAGGATTCCGAGGATGAAGATATCAAACCAAGAATGACCAAAGGTGGTGCGAAGAAAGTTACACAGACCGTCTCACAAGCGCATATGTGTAATTATTGTAATTACACCAGCCCTAAGCG ATATCTGTTGTCTCGGCACATGAAATGTCATTCCGAGGAGCGTCCGCACAAGTGCAGTGTATGTGACCGAGGATTCAAGACCTTGGCTTCACTTCAAAACCATGTTAACACTCATACGGGCACAAAGCCACATCGATGCAAACATTGCCATAGTTCGTTCACAACTTCGGGAGAGCTCGTTCGCCACGTACGCTACCGTCACACACACGAGAAACCACATCGTTGCACCGAGTGCGACTACGCTTCCGTCGAGTTAAGCAAGCTCAAACGTCATATGAGGTGCCACACTGGTGAGCGGCCGTACCAGTGTCCCCACTGTACGTATGCCAGCCCAGACACATTCAAGTTGAAGCGACATTTGCGCATACATACTGGTGAAAAACCTTACGAATGCGATATTTGCCATGCACGATTCACGCAATCCAACAGTCTCAAG gCTCATAAACTCATCCACACAGGGAATAAACCGATTTTCCAGTGTGAACTGTGTCCAACCACTTGTGGCCGAAAGACTGATCTGCGAATTCACGTTCAAAAATTGCACACGTCAGAGAAGCCCTTAAAATGCAAAAGATGTGGCAAATCTTTCCCCGATCGCTATACTTTCAAG TTGCACAGCAAAACTCACGAAGGGGAAAAATGCTTTAAGTGCGACCTTTGTGCTTACGCATCGATCTCGCAACGCCACTTGGAATCACACATGCTGATTCACACCGACCAGAAACCTTATCAGTGCGATCAGTGCGATCAGTGCTTCCGGCAAAAGCAGTTATTACGCCGTCACCAAAACTTGTACCACAATCCCGATTACGTGCCTCCTCCGCCTGGAGAGAAACGGCACGAATGTCCGGAATGTGGAAAACCCTTCCGCCATAAAGGCAATCTTATTCGTCATTTGGCTCTTCATGATCCAGATGCCGCTCAGCAAGAGTTGCGAGCCTTCCGTGCTGCTCGCAAACAGCGTATTAAGG ATGGCCAGAGTTTAGAAGGGCTTACGGAAGGGGAAGAGACAGATATGGAGGATGAAGACATAAGCCTTGGTCTCAACTCCAATGAAGAATTGGTCTCTGTTCAAGGTCAAGATGGGCAGCAATACGTTGTCCTTGAAGTTATCCAGTTAGAG GGTGAAGGCGGAGACGAAGACGAAGCCACCATGATGGAAGTAGAGGGGGCTACAGAAATGGACGGTTCCTTGATAGAAGGAGAAGGCAATACCATGACCTCTTTGGATG ATGAAATAGAGGATTCCATGCAAGCCACTCCTCGGGTACGTCGTAGTTCTCAGGTTGCTAAAGCTCAGGATACCAGTAAGGACGTGGCGAACTGTTTCGGATTCGATGATGACgatgaagaagacgaggacGATGACAAGTGA
- the LOC123476007 gene encoding transcriptional repressor CTCF-like isoform X2, whose protein sequence is MAALKQEEESISEIQNYLDTFNKEIEDPNQIPGSQLASKEAVVPNDVEANDTPEDGGTYFVDQSGQYYYQSNDIDGGDGTATLVAQDGGTMVSIPNNGTSGDEGVVLAQGEGGYQTVTILPPESSSGEVSYVLIVQQPDGGEQAVISSEVLDGTEGEVIQDEEGEDDENFDGDEDKDEDQNLAVYDFDEGEEGGSGDGQDSEDEDIKPRMTKGGAKKVTQTVSQAHMCNYCNYTSPKRYLLSRHMKCHSEERPHKCSVCDRGFKTLASLQNHVNTHTGTKPHRCKHCHSSFTTSGELVRHVRYRHTHEKPHRCTECDYASVELSKLKRHMRCHTGERPYQCPHCTYASPDTFKLKRHLRIHTGEKPYECDICHARFTQSNSLKAHKLIHTGNKPIFQCELCPTTCGRKTDLRIHVQKLHTSEKPLKCKRCGKSFPDRYTFKLHSKTHEGEKCFKCDLCAYASISQRHLESHMLIHTDQKPYQCDQCDQCFRQKQLLRRHQNLYHNPDYVPPPPGEKRHECPECGKPFRHKGNLIRHLALHDPDAAQQELRAFRAARKQRIKDGQSLEGLTEGEETDMEDEDISLGLNSNEELVSVQGQDGQQYVVLEVIQLEGEGGDEDEATMMEVEGATEMDGSLIEGEGNTMTSLDDEIEDSMQATPRVRRSSQVAKAQDTSKDVANCFGFDDDDEEDEDDDK, encoded by the exons ATGGCGGCCTTgaagcaagaagaagaatctaTAAGTGAGATACAAAATTATCTCGATACTTTCAACAAGGAAATTGAAGATCCAAACCAGATACCAGGTTCCCAACTAGCAAGCAAAGAAGCAGTTGTTCCAAATGATGTAGAAGCTAATGATACACCTGAAGATGGTGGCACCTATTTTGTGGACCAGAGTGGACAGTACTACTATCAAAGCAATGACATTGATGGAGGAGATGGTACAGCTACTCTTGTTGCCCAAGATGGAGGTACCATGGTGTCTATTCCTAACAATGGA ACTTCAGGAGATGAAGGAGTTGTGCTTGCGCAAGGTGAAGGTGGCTACCAAACGGTTACCATCCTCCCCCCAGAATCATCTTCAGGTGAGGTTAGCTATGTTTTGATTGTACAGCAACCGGATGGAGGTGAGCAAGCTGTGATTTCATCTGAGGTTCTTGATGGTACTGAAGGTGAAGTTATACAAg ATGAAGAAGGTGAAGATGATGAGAATTTTGATGGAGATGAAGATAAAGATGAGGACCAAAATCTAGCTGTATATGACTTCGACGAAGGTGAAGAAGGTGGTAGTGGCGATGGTCAGGATTCCGAGGATGAAGATATCAAACCAAGAATGACCAAAGGTGGTGCGAAGAAAGTTACACAGACCGTCTCACAAGCGCATATGTGTAATTATTGTAATTACACCAGCCCTAAGCG ATATCTGTTGTCTCGGCACATGAAATGTCATTCCGAGGAGCGTCCGCACAAGTGCAGTGTATGTGACCGAGGATTCAAGACCTTGGCTTCACTTCAAAACCATGTTAACACTCATACGGGCACAAAGCCACATCGATGCAAACATTGCCATAGTTCGTTCACAACTTCGGGAGAGCTCGTTCGCCACGTACGCTACCGTCACACACACGAGAAACCACATCGTTGCACCGAGTGCGACTACGCTTCCGTCGAGTTAAGCAAGCTCAAACGTCATATGAGGTGCCACACTGGTGAGCGGCCGTACCAGTGTCCCCACTGTACGTATGCCAGCCCAGACACATTCAAGTTGAAGCGACATTTGCGCATACATACTGGTGAAAAACCTTACGAATGCGATATTTGCCATGCACGATTCACGCAATCCAACAGTCTCAAG gCTCATAAACTCATCCACACAGGGAATAAACCGATTTTCCAGTGTGAACTGTGTCCAACCACTTGTGGCCGAAAGACTGATCTGCGAATTCACGTTCAAAAATTGCACACGTCAGAGAAGCCCTTAAAATGCAAAAGATGTGGCAAATCTTTCCCCGATCGCTATACTTTCAAG TTGCACAGCAAAACTCACGAAGGGGAAAAATGCTTTAAGTGCGACCTTTGTGCTTACGCATCGATCTCGCAACGCCACTTGGAATCACACATGCTGATTCACACCGACCAGAAACCTTATCAGTGCGATCAGTGCGATCAGTGCTTCCGGCAAAAGCAGTTATTACGCCGTCACCAAAACTTGTACCACAATCCCGATTACGTGCCTCCTCCGCCTGGAGAGAAACGGCACGAATGTCCGGAATGTGGAAAACCCTTCCGCCATAAAGGCAATCTTATTCGTCATTTGGCTCTTCATGATCCAGATGCCGCTCAGCAAGAGTTGCGAGCCTTCCGTGCTGCTCGCAAACAGCGTATTAAGG ATGGCCAGAGTTTAGAAGGGCTTACGGAAGGGGAAGAGACAGATATGGAGGATGAAGACATAAGCCTTGGTCTCAACTCCAATGAAGAATTGGTCTCTGTTCAAGGTCAAGATGGGCAGCAATACGTTGTCCTTGAAGTTATCCAGTTAGAG GGTGAAGGCGGAGACGAAGACGAAGCCACCATGATGGAAGTAGAGGGGGCTACAGAAATGGACGGTTCCTTGATAGAAGGAGAAGGCAATACCATGACCTCTTTGGATG ATGAAATAGAGGATTCCATGCAAGCCACTCCTCGGGTACGTCGTAGTTCTCAGGTTGCTAAAGCTCAGGATACCAGTAAGGACGTGGCGAACTGTTTCGGATTCGATGATGACgatgaagaagacgaggacGATGACAAGTGA
- the LOC116930451 gene encoding proteasome subunit beta type-3, whose product MSILSYNGGCVLAMKGKGCVAIASDRRFGVQTSTLAMDFQRIFEMGPHLYVGLPGLATDTLTVHERLRFRLNLYELRESRKIKPQTFSAMVSNLLYERRFGPYFVEPVIAGLDPVTWEPFISAMDLIGCPNVPEDFVVAGTCAEQLFGMCEALWEPNLEPDSLFETISQALMNAFDRDAISGWGGIVHVIEKDKVTTRLLKTRMD is encoded by the exons ATG TCCATCTTATCGTACAATGGTGGTTGCGTTCTTGCAATGAAGGGGAAGGGATGCGTGGCGATTGCATCTGATCGTCGTTTTGGAGTCCAAACTTCCACTTTGGCAATGGattttcaaaggatttttgaAATGGGTCCTCACCTTTATGTTGGTCTTCCTGGATTAGCAACAGATACTTTAACTGTTCATGAAAGGCTAAGATTTCGCCTTAATCTCTATGAACTGAGAGAAAGCCGCAAAATCAAGCCACAAACTTTTTCAGCTATGGTTTCAAATCTCTTGTATGAGAGACGCTTTGGGCCTTATTTTGTTGAGCCTGTCATCGCAG GATTGGACCCTGTTACCTGGGAGCCATTTATTTCTGCCATGGATCTCATAGGCTGTCCTAATGTGCCTGAAGATTTTGTTGTGGCTGGCACATGTGCTGAACAACTGTTTGGTATGTGTGAGGCATTGTGGGAGCCCAATCTAGAACCTGATAGCTTGTTTGAAACAATCAGCCAAGCACTGATGAATGCATTTGACAGGGATGCTATATCTGGTTGGGGAGGTATTGTTCACGTCAT TGAAAAGGACAAAGTAACAACCAGGCTACTCAAAACCAGGATGgattga
- the LOC116930450 gene encoding Bardet-Biedl syndrome 4 protein, with protein sequence MKKNWLLEYHFVRGDYAFCKKIIQDLSTKSNNRQDEYSIYVQARIYYAEGKILESSQLFQLCYAKNPNNPGTLQEIAKYLIVQGRYKKAVEALTLAKLLITQPDFMILHDLALCNINLREYALAEESCREAIKICKSKAIYKLLAACLIRQSKTGEAIEVFRLSLRLFPKSSQLYTTFGKLCVDMNFDEDAMKTLSAAIKLDDNNTVALNEIAVLHQRRDEIEDAVNRYIELVCRGMESASIYNNLGLCYFYKDKFVMALTCLLRARDIDSTSSETLFNLGLVFAALHQYCSAFIHWRAAAVYATTSSFVDQELVALISACLPFVNEETDD encoded by the exons atgaaaaagaattggCTGCTAGAATATCATTTTGTGCGCGGCGACTATGCGTTTTGTAAGAAAATCATTCAAGATTTATCAACAAAGAGTAATAATCGCCAAGATGAATACTCTATCTACGTGCAA gcacGTATATATTATGCCGAAGGGAAAATACTAGAAAGCTCCCAGCTGTTTCAGCTGTGTTATGCAAAGAATCCCAATAATCCAGGAACTTTACAAGAAATCGCCAAATATTT AATTGTTCAGGGACGATATAAGAAAGCCGTCGAAGCGCTTACGCTTGCAAAACTCCTGATAACACAACCAGATTTTATGATTTTGCATGATCTCGCTCTTTGCAACATTAACCTCAGAGAATATGCCTTGGCCGAGGAAAGCTGCAGAGAAGCAATCAAAATCTGTAAAAGCAAAGCCATCTATAAACTACTAGCAGCTTGCCTAATTCGTCAGAGTAAAACAGGAGAGGCGATTGAAGTTTTTCGTTTATCCTTAAG ACTGTTTCCTAAGAGCAGTCAACTTTACACCACCTTTGGTAAACTCTGTGTAGATATGAACTTCGACGAAGACGCAATGAAAACTCTGTCAGCAGCCATCAAGCTAGATGATAACAACACCGTGGCATTAAATGAAATTGCTGTTTTACATCAG AGACGAGATGAGATTGAGGACGCCGTAAACCGATACATAGAGTTGGTTTGTCGTGGTATGGAATCGGCAAGCATATATAACAATTTAGGTCTCTGCTATTTCTACAAAGACAAATTTGTCATG GCGCTAACGTGTTTGTTGCGGGCACGTGATATCGATTCAACGTCCAGCGAAACGTTGTTTAACTTGGGGCTCGTATTTGCAGCTTTGCACCAATATTGCTCCGCCTTTATCCACTGGAGAGCGGCTGCCGTTTATGCCACAACTAGCAGTTTCGTGGATCAAGAGCTAGTGGCGCTTATTTCGGCATGCTTACCTTTCGTTAATGAAGAAACGGACGACTAA
- the LOC116930449 gene encoding cystathionine beta-synthase isoform X2, producing the protein MASINSNVSESAAAVEFVRPDLPSRCTWHRNAVPATSPHTVKPPQPRKKIMTNILDNIGNTPLVRLNSIPKSYGLKCDMLAKCEFFNAGGSVKDRIGLRMVEDAEKAGKIKPGDVLIEPTSGNTGIGIALAAAVKGYRCIIVLPEKMSNEKVDTLKALGAEIVRTPTSATFDSPESHISVAQRLNRDIPNSMILDQYRNPGNPLAHYDITAEEILDQCDGHLDMIVLSAGTGGTATGIGRKIKEKLPNCIVIGVDPEGSILAEPAELNETDNSGFYEVEGIGYDFIPTVLDRSVVDRWYKSNDKDSLTMSRKLIKEEGLLCGGSCGAAMSAAVKAAQELKEGQRCVVLLPDGLRNYMSKFLSDQWMMERDLLDTSGDVSENHWWSNLKVSALNLQAPLSIVPSVTCQEAIDIMKKEGFDQLPVVDKEGSIKGMVTLGSLMTRLLAKKADPKTPVEDVLYGQFKRVTLGTPLGKVSRILERDHYCLVVHNQRLYTSDTVEERTVVVGIVTQIDLLNYITSHIQI; encoded by the exons ATGGCTTCAATCAATAGCAATGTGTCCGAGTCAGCAGCTGCGGTCGAATTCGTACGTCCCGATTTACCAAGTCGTTGCACGTGGCACCGTAACGCTGTTCCTGCCACCTCACCTCACACGGTGAAACCTCC acAGCCGCGAAAGAAGATCATGACCAATATATTAGACAATATAGGCAACACACCACTAG TTCGATTGAATTCTATCCCGAAAAGCTATGGGCTCAAGTGCGACATGC TTGCGAAATGCGAGTTTTTTAACGCGGGTGGGAGCGTTAAGGATCGCATTGGATTAAGGATGGTGGAAGATGCGGAAAAAGCTGGAAAAATTAAACCTGGAGACGTACTTATCGAACCGACATCTGGAAATACGG GGATCGGAATCGCATTGGCGGCTGCCGTGAAAGGTTATCGTTGCATTATTGTTCTACCGGAGAAAATGTCCAACGAAAAAGTAGACACACTCAAAGCGCTTGGAGCAGAGATAGTGCGAACACCAACCTCTGCCACGTTTGATTCTCCTGAAAGTCACATCTCGGTGGCCCAACGCCTAAACCGCGATATCCCAAATTCCATGATTCTTGATCAG TACCGTAATCCTGGTAATCCCCTGGCCCACTATGACATCACGGCCGAAGAAATTTTAGATCAGTGTGATGGTCATTTAGATATGATAGTC CTGTCAGCAGGAACCGGAGGTACTGCTACTGGCATTGGCCgtaaaatcaaagaaaaacttcCTAATTGCATAGTAATTGGTGTCGATCCCGAGGGTTCCATTCTAGCTGAACCAGCAGAACTTAATGAAACTGACAACTCTGGATTTTATGAAGTGGAGGGAATCGGATACGATTTCATTCCAACTGTTCTCG ATCGTTCTGTGGTCGACAGGTGGTACAAATCTAACGATAAGGATTCGCTGACAATGTCGAGGAAGTTGATCAAAGAGGAAGGCCTTTTGTGTG GTGGAAGCTGCGGAGCTGCTATGTCAGCAGCTGTGAAAGCCGCCCAAGAGCTTAAGGAAGGCCAGCGGTGCGTCGTCCTGCTTCCCGATGGTCTGAGAAACTACATGAGCAAATTCCTATCTGATCAGTGGATGATGGAACGTGATTTGCTTGACACATCGGGTGACGTTTCCGAAAATCATTG GTGGTCCAACCTGAAAGTTTCTGCGCTTAATCTGCAAGCCCCTCTTTCGATCGTTCCTTCAGTTACATGCCAAGAGGCCATAGACATCATGAAAAAGGAAGGATTCGATCAGCTCCCTGTAGTGGACAAGGAAGG GTCAATTAAAGGGATGGTGACACTGGGGTCTTTAATGACCCGCTTGTTGGCCAAAAAAGCCGACCCTAAGACACCAGTGGAAGATGTACTCTACGGTCAGTTCAAGCGAGTAACGCTCGGAACGCCGCTCGGAAAGGTGTCACGCATTCTGGAACGCGACCATTACTGCCTGGTCGTTCATAACCAACGTCTGT ATACAAGTGATACAGTTGAAGAGCGCACTGTGGTGGTTGGCATTGTTACCCAGATAGATCTTCTGAATTACATCACCAGCCACATCCAGATTTAA
- the LOC116930449 gene encoding cystathionine beta-synthase isoform X1, translating to MASINSNVSESAAAVEFVRPDLPSRCTWHRNAVPATSPHTVKPPQPRKKIMTNILDNIGNTPLVRLNSIPKSYGLKCDMLAKCEFFNAGGSVKDRIGLRMVEDAEKAGKIKPGDVLIEPTSGNTGIGIALAAAVKGYRCIIVLPEKMSNEKVDTLKALGAEIVRTPTSATFDSPESHISVAQRLNRDIPNSMILDQYRNPGNPLAHYDITAEEILDQCDGHLDMIVLSAGTGGTATGIGRKIKEKLPNCIVIGVDPEGSILAEPAELNETDNSGFYEVEGIGYDFIPTVLDRSVVDRWYKSNDKDSLTMSRKLIKEEGLLCGGSCGAAMSAAVKAAQELKEGQRCVVLLPDGLRNYMSKFLSDQWMMERDLLDTSGDVSENHWWSNLKVSALNLQAPLSIVPSVTCQEAIDIMKKEGFDQLPVVDKEGSIKGMVTLGSLMTRLLAKKADPKTPVEDVLYGQFKRVTLGTPLGKVSRILERDHYCLVVHNQRLSDTSDTVEERTVVVGIVTQIDLLNYITSHIQI from the exons ATGGCTTCAATCAATAGCAATGTGTCCGAGTCAGCAGCTGCGGTCGAATTCGTACGTCCCGATTTACCAAGTCGTTGCACGTGGCACCGTAACGCTGTTCCTGCCACCTCACCTCACACGGTGAAACCTCC acAGCCGCGAAAGAAGATCATGACCAATATATTAGACAATATAGGCAACACACCACTAG TTCGATTGAATTCTATCCCGAAAAGCTATGGGCTCAAGTGCGACATGC TTGCGAAATGCGAGTTTTTTAACGCGGGTGGGAGCGTTAAGGATCGCATTGGATTAAGGATGGTGGAAGATGCGGAAAAAGCTGGAAAAATTAAACCTGGAGACGTACTTATCGAACCGACATCTGGAAATACGG GGATCGGAATCGCATTGGCGGCTGCCGTGAAAGGTTATCGTTGCATTATTGTTCTACCGGAGAAAATGTCCAACGAAAAAGTAGACACACTCAAAGCGCTTGGAGCAGAGATAGTGCGAACACCAACCTCTGCCACGTTTGATTCTCCTGAAAGTCACATCTCGGTGGCCCAACGCCTAAACCGCGATATCCCAAATTCCATGATTCTTGATCAG TACCGTAATCCTGGTAATCCCCTGGCCCACTATGACATCACGGCCGAAGAAATTTTAGATCAGTGTGATGGTCATTTAGATATGATAGTC CTGTCAGCAGGAACCGGAGGTACTGCTACTGGCATTGGCCgtaaaatcaaagaaaaacttcCTAATTGCATAGTAATTGGTGTCGATCCCGAGGGTTCCATTCTAGCTGAACCAGCAGAACTTAATGAAACTGACAACTCTGGATTTTATGAAGTGGAGGGAATCGGATACGATTTCATTCCAACTGTTCTCG ATCGTTCTGTGGTCGACAGGTGGTACAAATCTAACGATAAGGATTCGCTGACAATGTCGAGGAAGTTGATCAAAGAGGAAGGCCTTTTGTGTG GTGGAAGCTGCGGAGCTGCTATGTCAGCAGCTGTGAAAGCCGCCCAAGAGCTTAAGGAAGGCCAGCGGTGCGTCGTCCTGCTTCCCGATGGTCTGAGAAACTACATGAGCAAATTCCTATCTGATCAGTGGATGATGGAACGTGATTTGCTTGACACATCGGGTGACGTTTCCGAAAATCATTG GTGGTCCAACCTGAAAGTTTCTGCGCTTAATCTGCAAGCCCCTCTTTCGATCGTTCCTTCAGTTACATGCCAAGAGGCCATAGACATCATGAAAAAGGAAGGATTCGATCAGCTCCCTGTAGTGGACAAGGAAGG GTCAATTAAAGGGATGGTGACACTGGGGTCTTTAATGACCCGCTTGTTGGCCAAAAAAGCCGACCCTAAGACACCAGTGGAAGATGTACTCTACGGTCAGTTCAAGCGAGTAACGCTCGGAACGCCGCTCGGAAAGGTGTCACGCATTCTGGAACGCGACCATTACTGCCTGGTCGTTCATAACCAACGTCTGT CAGATACAAGTGATACAGTTGAAGAGCGCACTGTGGTGGTTGGCATTGTTACCCAGATAGATCTTCTGAATTACATCACCAGCCACATCCAGATTTAA